The nucleotide window GAGCAGTTGCATGTACGCTCCTTCCCACCCTTACCCCTCCTACGCCACCCCCCCATTTCCTCCCGTTGTTCTTTTTCAGATCACTTGaaggttttttcctgtttattatccggacatgctgcgcactgtgtTGATTTGACTGTCACATAAGGAATCTCCTACTGGGATCATTGATGCATTCCTTTcttttgtatatgtatatatatatggcaATGGCTCCAAGGCTATGGAAGAGAAATGTTGGTGATTTAACCAAAATGGGAATGACCTACAGGTGTTAATGGGAGTTAAGTTTAATTACCCTTTCCCAGAAAACCTGCAACAGTGTGATGAGTATGGTCATAAACAAAAATTCTCCTTGATTGACATAACAGGAAAGGTACTTCAGTGAGCAATTATGCTGATGTCCTGGACTGGCACATGTGTGTACCACAAATATATCTTGTACTTCCTGCAAAATTCTTTTAAGTTGCTGTAAGGAAgacgttctttttttttttttttttttttgcagtggttCACGAAAACGAATCACTTAAGGCTCTTTTTGAGGAAAACAATGGAACAAAACAATGCTTTTTGTACGACCTGCCAAAGCACAAAGGATgcatgggttgttttttttctttgttgtttttatcAGCAGGAAGTTTTGTTGTTGGAAACGACTATAACATGCACTGTCCTTGCTCTACGTAATCACTGTCTGGTCCTGCAAGCCTCATCAAACTGGCACAGGCACCGTTCTGCTTCACTCTGTGGGCTTTGTTCAGTCCTGAGTGTCCGCACACTTACTCTCCATCCGGACTGATGCACAGTAAACAAACTTCAGGAGTCGGGTGGTCCAATGATTTCTGGGTTCGCGCAGGTCAGGGCCCACGGCTAGAATGCTGACTTTGTgaattgcttccttttttttccttagacaGCTTAAAATCAGAGTGCTGTACAGTGCAAACAGCTTCGAAGTGTTTTCAGGTGTAAATATTCGTTTCCAAAACTCGACTTTGATGTGTTCAGGTCTGCTTTGTTTCCCGCTAGGTTAGTTGTAGGTTTGTAACAAAGAGCCAGATCCGATTGAGTAAATCACTTGTGGAAGTTAATTGTTCACAGTGAAAGCTGGTCTGGCTCATTTTGCCTCCGTCGCAGGAAGAGACAGAGGTGGTGTGCTGGATCTGCGTTCTAAACCAAGCATTGACGCGACTTTAATTTTGATCAGATGTCTCTCTTCAGGGCATTAAAGAAAACCTGCTCAGTAATCAAAAAGAGCCTCTTCTCTAGAGAAacgtaagaaaaaaaatttaattcattttacagaaataaagtacTAATATAAAATTTCAGCTTTGTCAAATTTCTTTTGCAGGCTATCATAAAGAAACCTACTTCTCCATATTTGGTGGCCACCAGAATCaaagaatgatattttttttttactggaaaaaagtaTATCAAATTATTTGTAATGTCAAATTGTATGATGCTAACTCTATATTCCAACTGTCTTTATTCACTGCTGCTGTGTTTAGATTATGTTTGTGCCATcaacattttcaaatgctttcagaATCAGTTATGTGCTTTGATTTCATTAAATAACAATCTTCTTTTATTCTCTCCTTAGGACTGAAACAGTGAGAATGGAAACCACAAAGATTAATATGTCCCGCATCCCACTGGTTAATGGAGGCATCGACACAGCCATGCTCAAGGCACACAAACCCCGTGTGATGTCCAAAAGTGGTCACAGCAACGTGCGGATAGACAAAGTTGATGGCATTTACCTACTCTACCTTCAAGATTTGTGGACTACAGTTATAGACATGAAGTGGAGGTACAAACTCACCTTATTTGCTGCTACTTTTGTTATGACCTGGTTCCTCTTTGGAGTTATCTACTATGCCATTGCATTCCTTCATGGTGatttagaaataaacaaattCACCCCAAAGCGTGAGCCGTGTGTCAAGAACGTAGACTCTCTGACTGGGGCATTCCTCTTCTCCCTGGAGTCACAGACGACCATTGGCTATGGATTTCGTTTCATTACAGAGGAGTGTCCTCATGCCATTTTCTTACTTGTGGCCCAACTGGTCATCACCACCTTGATTGAAATCTTCATCACAGGGACCTTTCTGGCTAAAATTGCAAGACCTAAAAAACGGGCAGAGACTATTAAATTCAGCCACTGTGCTGTCATTACCAAGCACAATGGAGAACTTTGCCTGGTGATCAGAGTAGCAAATATGAGGAAGAGCCTTCTGATACAGTGTCAGCTGTCTGGGAAGCTTCTTCAGACATATGAAACCAAAGAAGGGGAGCGGATCCTGCTGAATCAAGCCAGTGTCAAGTTCAATGTTGACTCCTCTTCAGAGAGTCCATTTCTCATTTTGCCTTTAACCTTCTACCATATTTTGGATGAAAGCAGCCCTTTGAGAGATCTGACACCTCAAAATCTCAAGGAAAAGGACTTCGAGCTTGTGGTGCTTCTGAATGCCACAGTGGAGTCCACCAGCGCTGTCTGCCAAAGTAGGACTTCCTACATCCCTGAGGAGATTCACTGGGGCTATGAGTTCGTGCCTGTGGTTTCTCTCTCTCCAAATGGAAAGTACGTTGCGGATTTCAGTCAGTTTGAGAAGATTAGGAGAAGCACAGATTCCACTTTTTATAGTATGgactctgaaaaacaaaaactagaGGAGAAATACAGGCAGGAGGATCAAAGAGAGAGGGAACTGAGAACGATGTTATTACAGCAGAGCAATGTTTGATTGAATGGACAAACTATTCTGATTAATCCtttttgcaaactgaaaaaacaTGCTCTCTGTGATGTATGTCTGCTATGAAACCAGCAGTGAAGCCCTTTTCAGCAAATAGCTTTGGTGTATAGTAAACCTGTCCCTTTGGCTGAGTTGTTGATCAAGTATTTTGTAATTAGGCAGGATTTCTTTGTTCATGATCGTGACTTAGCAAAGTTGGATTTGTATTAAGTCTCTGCCTTATACCACCACTAAAAGCAGACACACCACTTTCCGTTTGGAAAGTGAAACTGGATGCACTGTGCTGAttccttcaaatatttatttgacaTGGTTTTACTGTGAACATGCATTTGCAGAGACAGCACACAGTACTGCTAGAAGAAAATATGctcctttaaaatacatatatttaaaatgtatattctCGTACCAGGTATTGCCTTCACAGAGATTCCTGGCACTTAAAGTAAGTTGATTGGAGAGACAAATGGTTGGATGTGGGAAGAGCCTGCAGGAAGGTGATAAACTCCTTCTTAAATCTTGAAGGAGGGTGACAGAGTAGTCGTGATGGGTGGTGAGGAAGGGAGCTCActctctgtctctgctgctcagaGCTTGTTTTGCGATCACTCACTTTTTTAACCTTGTTAATGGCTGATTTATATATCATAGCAAAAAGGGGAGATGAGGGCAACATACAAAGAATCATAACAGTAATCAACTAAGGTTAAAGCTGG belongs to Strix uralensis isolate ZFMK-TIS-50842 chromosome 2, bStrUra1, whole genome shotgun sequence and includes:
- the KCNJ15 gene encoding ATP-sensitive inward rectifier potassium channel 15 isoform X1, with translation MSLFRALKKTCSVIKKSLFSRETTETVRMETTKINMSRIPLVNGGIDTAMLKAHKPRVMSKSGHSNVRIDKVDGIYLLYLQDLWTTVIDMKWRYKLTLFAATFVMTWFLFGVIYYAIAFLHGDLEINKFTPKREPCVKNVDSLTGAFLFSLESQTTIGYGFRFITEECPHAIFLLVAQLVITTLIEIFITGTFLAKIARPKKRAETIKFSHCAVITKHNGELCLVIRVANMRKSLLIQCQLSGKLLQTYETKEGERILLNQASVKFNVDSSSESPFLILPLTFYHILDESSPLRDLTPQNLKEKDFELVVLLNATVESTSAVCQSRTSYIPEEIHWGYEFVPVVSLSPNGKYVADFSQFEKIRRSTDSTFYSMDSEKQKLEEKYRQEDQRERELRTMLLQQSNV
- the KCNJ15 gene encoding ATP-sensitive inward rectifier potassium channel 15 isoform X2, with product METTKINMSRIPLVNGGIDTAMLKAHKPRVMSKSGHSNVRIDKVDGIYLLYLQDLWTTVIDMKWRYKLTLFAATFVMTWFLFGVIYYAIAFLHGDLEINKFTPKREPCVKNVDSLTGAFLFSLESQTTIGYGFRFITEECPHAIFLLVAQLVITTLIEIFITGTFLAKIARPKKRAETIKFSHCAVITKHNGELCLVIRVANMRKSLLIQCQLSGKLLQTYETKEGERILLNQASVKFNVDSSSESPFLILPLTFYHILDESSPLRDLTPQNLKEKDFELVVLLNATVESTSAVCQSRTSYIPEEIHWGYEFVPVVSLSPNGKYVADFSQFEKIRRSTDSTFYSMDSEKQKLEEKYRQEDQRERELRTMLLQQSNV